ATTCCGATGTTGCTGCAACAAGGGAGCCGAAACCAACTCCCCTTCGCTTTGCAGCCCTGCTAATCTTTGAGGAGTTCATTCTACTTAAAATGATCTGCAGATGGGCCAGTCCTTGGTCGCCTGTGGCCTCCAACCATTAATGTGCCACCGCACGTTGACATTGTCTCGGTGACAGTTTGTTCGCGAGCAGACAAGCCAGGACAATGCCTCCGATCTGGGTGAATGCTAGCCCTAGCACAGCGACAGCAATGTGGAAGACGTTGTCGTTGACCATGCTGAAGACCTTGCCAAAGCAGCCGCGCGGGTGGATCCCTGCAGCGAGTGCTCCTTCATTATCGTCTGACAGAAGAGGTCGATTCTTGCAGCCCTTGCGCCTCGTGCAACAGCTGTCCGGCAGCGACACAGAAGTGCCGTTCTCCACGGGCAGGAAGGTCATATGTTGGATAGCCCAATCAGAAGTAAGCCAGTCACGCCAGCTCTGGGCTCCACAACATTCCAGGGCTCGCTGCAGACTGTCTAACGCGTCGGCACGGCCTTCATCCTCCGTGTAGCCGGCCACCGCTCGCTGTAAGCCACTCCGAAATCCCCCGGCAATGTCTTCGCGGTAGAAGAGGCCCGAGAGTCCAGCGGCCAATCCGGCTATTAGCGCGGCAAGTTGAAAGAACCCATAAACCCGAAGCACACGGGGCAGATTTGCAGCCACCCCCAGGCAACCTAGAAAGCCCCAGGCGGTGACGATGGCACCCGTAGACAGAAGGATGAGCGGCGCATTGGGGTAGCGATTGGCAGACAACAGCATAAAGTCTGCCAGGGAAATCTGTGCCCACACACCCAGGGTGAAGATGGCCAAGCCGGCTGCCCAGAAGAGGCAGCTGAAGGCAAGGAGGCCCAGGCGCAGCAGGTGCATGACTCCCACCGGGCGGCAGCAGGGCGGGGCAGCGGCCacaggtggtggtggcggcgcaGGGGGTGCCAATGAGGCGTCTGAGCACATGGACAGGGATAGGTGGAGCTGCTCTTCTTGCCTTTGGTAGGGTGACAGCAAGTCGCCAGGGATCGCAGACGGccgacgaggaagaggaggggcacTGAGCAGGTCAAGACCCCGCGGGGATGAAAGCCGTCGCACCGCAAGCCGATCGCGTTCCCAATCCGGAGCTCGTCGGTTGGGACTCGGCGAAGCTGACGGTGAGCCGTAGCGAAGTGAAGAGCTCATGATCCCGTCCCCCGGGTTTACCCActcccctccctctttcttcctctaTCAGCGCCTTCGCTATTGGCGTCCCCCAACACAcaatccgccccccccccccccccactcctttTACGACTGGATATTAATCCACCACCAAACGCCACCAATGCCAACCGGACTGTAAATCTCAGCGATGGGCGCCGCGTCTCGCCGTTATCTGCATCCGCAGCCCCCTCGTTTCCACCGCAGCTATTTGCTTATCCCGAGCGCTCCTTCCACCCGCATGGTCAGCGGATCCTCAAATCCCCGTGCTGATGGTCACACCCCAATATCCGCCGGCTCGTCGCTTCCTCTCCCTCCGATCACGACGAGAGGAGAGACCTGAAGGGCACCAATGCACACCCCTCTCTCGGTGTGGAGGGGGCATCTCCTTGGCTTTAGCTGTAGGTTAATTTGTGTAATAAGAGAACAAGTGAAAAACTGTCTGTCTTGTTTTATGCAAGAAGGAAAGTCTTAATTGCACATTACAGATCAATAAATCGTTAATCAGTGAATTGATGCTGATTAATTTGAAATCTATCATTGAATTAATGGCTGAGGTTTCTCATCATgtcttgatgaaatgttatGTTATTTAGTTTAAAGCAAGAATATGGGCTTTGTGGCTCTCCAATGTAATTATTATAAAGGCCTCCTCGTTGCAAAGTGGTCCAACATTTACATTATGCATTGGTTTGGATACGTTGTGTTTACTTTCAACGAGGCATGAACTGAAGTCAAATCTCTGTTTGTTAGTCACTACGAttattaaatgtaaattaaaatcatGACCCGAGAAGTTAACtttatgaaatgtaaaaaaaaattttttgttGCAAATTATGAAAACCCAAACGGCCCCATATGATCTTTCAATCAGCATCAATTTAACATACAATGAAAAACATACACAatgctcaaaataaaataaaaatagacacaCCTTTCAAGCCTTTCCTTGAGATTGTCATGTATCTGTTAAATGATGCTTCCAGTTTTATCCCGGTGACTCTTTCTTGGCGTGCGCCTCCATCCCATCAACCCTCAGTTGCATCTAATTAAAGCTGCTGAGTTAATGAATCACATTAAAACGTCTTTCTTTTACTCGGATGAGCATTACAGCCACATGATGGCAGAGAAGGGACCGCCCAGACAGACGCCTTTGAAACAAGACGGAGATAATAATCCAACAGTCTTAGAACTCACATTCTGATTACTTGGGCAGCAGAGAATAATGTTTGATCATGTAAAGTCCATTTTCTgtggacatttaaaaaaagatgaaatagCTTAACTTCTGACTTCTAAAGTCTCTGCTGAACAGAACAGGCCCTTTTGCTCGTCATATGAAAGCAACAGCGAGCAAGGCGAACGACAGCTGGATGTCTGCGGAGGAAATGAGGTCCGGTTTATGGTGGTTATAATTCATCTTGAGCTTTATAACCCGATGACCCTTCGCAGGTTTTAAGTGTGACATTTTGGTAAGATAAAGAACTTGAGTTGAGAGTCACGCCTTAAAATAGAAAGTAAATCCAACAACAGCAAAACGACTGAAGCGAAACCGAAAGACACTTTACAGCCAacgtttattacactgttaaacGTTATTAAAAGTTTACGTTTTACAGGCTACCAACTGAACTTTACCCGACGACCAGCTCCCTCTCTCCTGCAAAGAGACTTTACTGGATTCAAATGTCATGAATCACAATACCCCTTccctatttattttattcttatggCTTCAACTGTAAAAGTAACATTATAAttgataagtgtgtgtgtgtgtgtgcgcgtgtgtctcCATGTGCATTCTTACACCGGTCACGTTTTAAGAAAGCAGCAGTAATAACACGACTGGCAGACTGAAATCAATGAAATCAAAGCAACACACAGTTGTATgcagtgaaaatgtttttttaataaacagcTTCACTCGACTGTAATCTCCGGCTCAAACGTTCTCGGGCGAGTCCACGCGCTGCGCTGCTTCTCCCTCTTGCCCGTGAGCTTCCGTGTGCTTCTTCAGCTTGGCTTTAGACGGGAACGTTTCCATGCATCGCTCGCAGCGTGGTCTCAAGCCGGAATGGCAGCGCTTGTGCCGCGCCAACTCCGACGAGCTCTTGAACTTCAGCTCGCAGGTGCTGCAGGGGTACGGCCGCTCGCCCGTGTGGATCCTCCGGTGCAGCTGGGCTTCGCCGAGGGTGAGGAACGACTTCTCGCAGTGGCCGCAGGGGAAGGGCCGCTCTCCCGTGTGGATGAGGTTGTGCCGGGTCAGCGCGTACGGTTTGGTGAAGCCCTTCCCGCAGTAGGCGCACGGGTACGGCCGGGCGCCGCTGTGGGAGATGGCGTGCTCCTGCTGGGTCTTCTTGCTCTTGAATCGCTTGTTACACAGAAGGCAGGCGTAGGGCTTGTCGTCCACGTGAGACCTGTGGTGCTTTGAAAGCTCCCCCTGCGACAAAAAGCCCTTCCCGCACTGAGAGCAGAGGAACGGCTTCTCCCCGGTGTGCATCCTCTCGTGTCTGGCCAGCACGGACACCAGGGTGAACGTCTTGGGGCAATGGGAGCACTGGAACGGCCGCTCGCCAGTGTGGACGCGGAGGTGTTTGATGAGCATGAAGCGGAGGGAGAAGGACTTGTTGCACTGGTCGCACTGGTACGGCCTCTCCCCAGTGTGGGTCGACTGGTGCCTCTTGACGTCCGACCGGCGAGTAAACGTCTTCTCACAGTGTTGGCATTTAAATTGCCGTTTGACCTGGTGCACCTGCCGGTGCTGGGAGCGCGCGAGCAGGGAGTCGAAGCCCTCGTCGCACTGGTGGCAGACGTAGCGCTTACTGGCGACGTGAGACTTCTTGTGCTCCGTCAGGTCCGCGGGAGTGGAGAACCTCTGGCCGCAGATGGAGCACATCTGCGGAAGCCGGCTCTCCTGCGAGTGAAACCTCTTATGGTGGACCGTCAGCGTGCGGAGGTTGGAAAAGGTGCTTCTGCACAGCTGACAGGAGAAAGCGACGGCCACGCCTTGATGTTTAATCTGGTGTTTGGCCAGATCCCACGAGTGCTGGAAGGTTCGCTCACACCGGGAACAGTGGAACGGCCTCTCCCCGGTGTGAGTGAGCTGGTGCCGCCTGACGTCTGATGTCCGGGTGAACGTCTTCCCGCAGGTCTCGCACGCGAGGGCCTTCCGTCTGCCTCGGCTGCGAGACGCACCGGCGCCGCTCTGATCGTTGGGCCGTTCGTCTCCGCTCTGCTCAACGTTTCCTTTGGTATAAAGCTTGATCGATGTAAAGATTTCATCTGTGCCGCAGGGAGACGGTGCGAAGTCGGACCCTGAAAGTGTCCCGTACGCTTCCGTTTGGACCGTCTGCATGTGGAAGTGAGGGGGGCTGTTTGCATCACTGCTGTGGAAGGGACATTTTGAGCAGGTAAAGATTATGGATGTCATCTCGTTAGAATctcctgcaaagaaaaaaataaagacataaaataaaatattgatttttagtcaaaaaggttcaaGATAATCGTGCCAAATATTACCGTTATCAATTCCTTTGATGGCTATCACAGAGGGGGCGAGTGAAACATCAGTTTTGTTCCTGGTGAAAGAAAAACGTTGATGTTGAATCTACTATAAAAAGTGTTAACACTAGAAAATGAACTCCTTTACATCTGGCAATagctttttttgtattttttggggaTATATATCCActtaaaacaaagaataatATATGTTAATGAGGATAGAATGTTATGCAGAAGTGTACTTGTAACAATTTTATGGACAAATTATACTATTTATAGtcgtgggggggtggggcttaACAGGAAATAGAGAAACACTGGCTTAGcacaataaatgaaatacataAAAGTACATAAAGTAAAGTAGAATATTTGTGTACATTCTGGGTTCTTCGCTAATAACGCTGCACAGCCTCTTGATTTTTTGAGTCGCCTTCCAACCGGGCAAAGCCTTTGtttgcagacgagacgaccgaCGCACGGATAAACCGACCGACCGGTGCGTTTCCGACACCGTTTCAGAGACATCCGACGTTTCCTCGTGGAGAGAACAGGATTCGTGGTCATCGTTCAAGTCCGTGCAAGAGTTCATAATGCTCTCCAAGTCTCCAGGCTGGAAatcctccatcacctcctcaacaatgttttctttttccacgTCACTTTGGTCCCTCATTTCGTGCGTTTTTCCTTCATCCGGTGCATTTCCTGAACCAAGCTCGTCATTAAGCGATGAATCATCACACTTTCCGGCCAGTGCGTCCTGGCAGAGGATTTTCTTCTTTAGTGCAAAAGTCTTCGCCAGAGTCTCCAGAGCTTTAGCGACATCAACAGTCTCACCGGCTTCCTCCGGCCTTAAGAAGGCAGCCTCTCCAGGACTTGCTTTATCAGCACCAGCAGCCACTATCTCCTCTTCGTAGAAGTCcgtttgtacttgtacttgtacttcggCCGACTTGATCGCTTCCTCATCCACCTCAGGGGCTCCGTCTTCGGTTTCAGTGTAGACGGCCACAATGCTGTACTGGTCCGCTCCAACTAGCGCGACGGGGTTGAGGATATTAGCGTAGCTGTGGATCGACTCCAGGCCAACGGAGATACTCGTCTTCTGAGAGGGAGGAATGGATAAAGCAGACATGATGCAGCTACCGATGGTGGAGGAAGGgccatctgcaaaaaaaaagaggaaaacaatcaGCTATTTGTCATTTTAAGGCAGTTAATGGAACCTAAATGCAGCGTTCGCAaaatagactttttttttgaaTGATTAGGCTTGAGATGAATcagctcattatttttttatcctaaACATCAGATAATTGCAACAAGGCTCGTCATATTTTTATTCCAAAGGCCAGGTGACAGAAACCCAAAATGACTTTGTTTATTAAATCCTGTTCAAGAAAATAAGTGTTCAGTTGCTTCAGATAAATATCAATATTGTTGAACATGAAGACACctaaaacttttattttattttattaaacaaacactggtatttcattttcatataaAAATCGATTGATCTGGCACTTAAAGCCAAATtgttacacatcatatttcaaAATTGTCTAATTGTGGTGCAAAACAAGCAacgatatatataaatatatgcatataaAAGTAGAAACTGCACATCAAGTAAATGCACAGACAATTCCTTTGTGTAATTGTACACATTTTCACAGATGCGTAGATCAATCTTGTAATTTAAGAGGCTGATAGTTCAAACTGTCACACTTATTCAGTAGAACTCACGTGGGACTTTCAGTAATCCTGCAGATTTATAGAGCTCCAAGATTAAGCCCAGCTCTCCCGGAAAAGACCGAACGCATTCCTCCAGCGCAGGAGGAGCCGAGCCGAGCCAGGCCGCAGTCTGAAATCACAGGACGGCTGTTTTCACCTCAGGTTTCGGGGACAATTTTTGTAACTTTTTCCAGAGGTGCGCCAATTCCAGGCAATTGGATCAAGAGGGCCGCTGGATACCTGTTTTAAATCTGGGACCGGGCGCAGCTTTTCAAGTTTTGAGAGCAACTCCCACAACAACACATGGAGAGCAGCGTCATACTTTGGCCCATATTCCACGGGGAACACTTCCTGTAAGACAGGATTATTTACTGCACTGAAGAAGAGCATTCAACGAAGAGAATCCTCGAATCGAGAAATGATCTGACCTGAAAGAAATACGCTCTTTCAACCGGGTCTTTCAGCAGACTCTGAACAAGGGCGATGAAAATGGACTCTGTCGTATTCACCTCTGCATCCCTGAACTGCAAGAGACAGGATTCACGCCATTTAACTATTATGTTCAGTCATTTAcataaactttaaaaaaaaagcattctttCACTGTCCTTACATCCATGTTCGACGACGATATTGGAAGTCGATCCAAATAGCTTTGGATCATTTGAGAATCGACAGAACCCCGAGCCGAGTCCTTGCAAAGCTCCAGAATCAGCTGAAAAATATTGAACATGTTAAATCAAGATCATTGACAATTTTGTCGTGTGATTAAACCGCACTGCTCACCCTCGCTCTTAGACCCAGGATGAGTTGGGCTCGCTGTCTTTGGTCGAGGAGACCAGGGACGGCTTCGGTCACCGTGAACACAAACTGCTGGATCTTCTCATAGTTCATCACATCCTTCTGCTTCACCAGCTGCCACATAGCGGCAGACAGAAGCTGCAACGGGGCCACCAGGAGGCGAAGGGACGGAAGCGGCAGGCTTGGGACTGAAGCGTAAAAATACAACAGGAAAAGATGAATCATCATTAATGAACTTTTAACTAAAAATAACTGAAGATGAACTCAGCAACAGtttaagcaacaaaaaaaaatcattgttgcttttaaaaatgtgttttggttattgattatgtatttatttattttttctttcctgcaaaagcactttgtgaattttatttctagaaaggtgctatataaataaagcatattattattattattattattgaatgtTAGTCTTTTACAATTTAACATGACAGGAAGACGTAGAGataccattttattttttatttgttttaaatccaCTCCATGGCACTCAACCATAAACCTTTGAACTAGTATAATTactgaacaaaaacatttgaataaGTTCAAATTTGTGCACCGATGAAGCACCAGATGTTGTGTTCCAGGTCCGAGAACAACTGATTGTGTTCCTCGACATCAGTACTTGAAATGTGAATCTATGAAACAGATTTCATAAAGTAAGAGCATTACTTGGACAGCTATTGATTCGCGTCACTCCCTTAAATACACGGATCCCAGCTAAGTGCCTGAACAAAGTAAACATGCCCTGCCTTCAAATAGAGCGGCAAACAAATACTAAAATACCTACCGTGGGGTTTCTCTGTAGAACCAGGAACCTCCATGCGTGCAACAGTTCTGATGCAAACCCCAGAAATAACTATAAAACAACATTAGTTACTGTTTTTAGCTAGCATGCGCTGTTAGCACGCAAACCCTCGCTTCCTGAACTCGTCGCTCGCTTTttctcctttcaaaataaaggtctgAGATGGGATTTATTATCGATTTTTAATTTCGATCTGTCTAAAGGTTGATTGAAATATAAGAGATAAACTGTAATtagtattttcattttatttaagtAAACTGagtaatttgttattttgcttTTAATCTGATCtcatttcttattattttaaaatgtcaacccGGTTTCTAAGTCTTAAGACTGGC
This portion of the Brachionichthys hirsutus isolate HB-005 chromosome 22, CSIRO-AGI_Bhir_v1, whole genome shotgun sequence genome encodes:
- the LOC137911116 gene encoding tetraspanin-7-like, producing the protein MSSSLRYGSPSASPSPNRRAPDWERDRLAVRRLSSPRGLDLLSAPPLPRRPSAIPGDLLSPYQRQEEQLHLSLSMCSDASLAPPAPPPPPVAAAPPCCRPVGVMHLLRLGLLAFSCLFWAAGLAIFTLGVWAQISLADFMLLSANRYPNAPLILLSTGAIVTAWGFLGCLGVAANLPRVLRVYGFFQLAALIAGLAAGLSGLFYREDIAGGFRSGLQRAVAGYTEDEGRADALDSLQRALECCGAQSWRDWLTSDWAIQHMTFLPVENGTSVSLPDSCCTRRKGCKNRPLLSDDNEGALAAGIHPRGCFGKVFSMVNDNVFHIAVAVLGLAFTQIGGIVLACLLANKLSPRQCQRAVAH
- the si:zfos-932h1.3 gene encoding uncharacterized protein si:zfos-932h1.3, which produces MWQLVKQKDVMNYEKIQQFVFTVTEAVPGLLDQRQRAQLILGLRARLILELCKDSARGSVDSQMIQSYLDRLPISSDAEVNTTESIFIALVQSLLKDPVERAYFFQEVFPVEYGPKYDAALHVLLWELLSKLEKLRPVPDLKQTAAWLGSAPPALEECVRSFPGELGLILELYKSAGLLKVPHGPSSTIGSCIMSALSIPPSQKTSISVGLESIHSYANILNPVALVGADQYSIVAVYTETEDGAPEVDEEAIKSAEVQVQVQTDFYEEEIVAAGADKASPGEAAFLRPEEAGETVDVAKALETLAKTFALKKKILCQDALAGKCDDSSLNDELGSGNAPDEGKTHEMRDQSDVEKENIVEEVMEDFQPGDLESIMNSCTDLNDDHESCSLHEETSDVSETVSETHRSDANSPPHFHMQTVQTEAYGTLSGSDFAPSPCGTDEIFTSIKLYTKGNVEQSGDERPNDQSGAGASRSRGRRKALACETCGKTFTRTSDVRRHQLTHTGERPFHCSRCERTFQHSWDLAKHQIKHQGVAVAFSCQLCRSTFSNLRTLTVHHKRFHSQESRLPQMCSICGQRFSTPADLTEHKKSHVASKRYVCHQCDEGFDSLLARSQHRQVHQVKRQFKCQHCEKTFTRRSDVKRHQSTHTGERPYQCDQCNKSFSLRFMLIKHLRVHTGERPFQCSHCPKTFTLVSVLARHERMHTGEKPFLCSQCGKGFLSQGELSKHHRSHVDDKPYACLLCNKRFKSKKTQQEHAISHSGARPYPCAYCGKGFTKPYALTRHNLIHTGERPFPCGHCEKSFLTLGEAQLHRRIHTGERPYPCSTCELKFKSSSELARHKRCHSGLRPRCERCMETFPSKAKLKKHTEAHGQEGEAAQRVDSPENV